The Trichocoleus sp. FACHB-46 genome has a segment encoding these proteins:
- a CDS encoding DUF4178 domain-containing protein: MITLVWLGVIAVVVVGVVLVVRQSQGRLPNQGDRAQLPSLARTIFTLEVGDIVQYMGTDWVVEGKLTYDSNGYTWLEYLLQDGDRLRWLSVEEDDQVEVNFLEPTQGLDIPSTPPTHLTFGGVAYRQVEAGTARMTRAGTTLNRQAEQCRYFDYAASDDASNDQVLSVEDWEGGLEVTVGTRIRPTALTLLPGDGHRVYGA; encoded by the coding sequence ATGATCACATTAGTTTGGCTTGGCGTGATTGCAGTGGTGGTAGTTGGTGTAGTTTTGGTCGTGCGCCAGTCGCAGGGGCGTTTACCCAATCAAGGCGATCGCGCTCAACTACCTTCCCTAGCCCGTACCATCTTCACCTTAGAGGTGGGAGATATTGTGCAATACATGGGCACCGACTGGGTCGTAGAGGGCAAGCTCACCTACGACAGCAACGGCTACACCTGGCTAGAGTACTTGTTGCAAGATGGCGATCGCCTCCGCTGGCTTTCCGTAGAAGAAGATGACCAAGTGGAAGTCAATTTCTTGGAGCCAACCCAAGGTTTAGATATTCCTAGCACGCCTCCCACGCATCTCACGTTTGGCGGTGTGGCTTATCGGCAAGTGGAAGCGGGCACAGCGCGAATGACTCGTGCCGGCACCACCTTAAACCGCCAAGCCGAACAATGCCGCTACTTTGACTACGCCGCCTCTGATGACGCCTCTAACGACCAAGTGCTCTCCGTCGAAGATTGGGAAGGAGGTTTAGAAGTCACAGTCGGAACTCGGATTCGTCCTACGGCTCTGACTCTGCTACCTGGGGATGGTCACCGAGTTTATGGTGCCTAG
- a CDS encoding S-adenosylmethionine decarboxylase family protein — MTTSTLSSHHLSAILPAAAAVYYWTEADFLSLLQSVVGQVGLTIVGELAFTFQPHGISAIAMLAESHVALHFWPEKGKVTVDIHVCDFEQGNQIKAEQLAQLLSLQITGESCVEHWHCLSITS, encoded by the coding sequence ATGACCACCTCCACACTTAGCTCTCACCATCTCTCCGCGATTCTTCCGGCTGCCGCCGCTGTATATTACTGGACAGAAGCTGATTTTCTCAGCTTGCTGCAAAGCGTGGTTGGGCAAGTCGGGTTGACGATAGTAGGAGAGCTGGCATTTACCTTTCAGCCCCACGGCATTTCTGCGATCGCCATGCTAGCGGAATCCCATGTGGCTCTGCACTTCTGGCCAGAGAAAGGCAAGGTCACGGTTGACATTCACGTTTGCGATTTTGAGCAAGGCAACCAGATTAAAGCTGAACAATTAGCGCAACTGCTGAGCCTGCAAATTACAGGTGAGAGTTGTGTAGAGCATTGGCACTGTTTGTCGATTACTAGTTAA
- a CDS encoding PAS domain S-box protein, with amino-acid sequence MQTSVNDLTLSQSFLMKVINGMPDPIFIKDRQHRWLFLNDAFCEFLGHSRETLLGKSDYDFFPQHQSEVFWRQDELTFTTGRPQENEESFTNIRGETYVIATKKSVFVDDTGNTLLIGSIRDISAAKRVENERQQIEAERQRSALALQQREEQVRLFIEHTPAAVAMLDREMRYLMVSRRWLEDYGLGDRDIQGCCHYDLFPEVPDRWREVHQRCLAGAVECCDEEVFARADGTADWLKWEVRPWYERTGEVGGLIMFTQVITKRKQAELALQQANEELECRVEVRTAKLQQLVARLQQEIGDREASEERFRAIFENSGMGIAVVGPDLKFRQANSCWQQLLGYNAAELPTMTPQDLTLPEDWAIEEPLCLACIMGTRDSFQRERRFLCADGTLVWANLTVSTIRDARGQFQFFVAMVEDITERKRAEDERQQAESERDRFFTLAGDMLGIAGVDGYFKRINPAFEHTLGYTTEELTAQPFLDFVHPEDQSTTAAEAAKLLSGKGSISFENRYRCKDGSYRWLSWTSTPYAQEGLIYATARDITERQQTEEALKASEAQYRDLVQTANCIILRWDTTGTVRFINDYGARFFGFATGELIGQNVVGTIVPETETSGRDLQMLMIAIHQHPEDYAHNENENRCQDGRRVWIAWANKPILDEQNQLVEILSVGTDATERKQTEEALRQSQKRYATLAATVPVGIFRTDAEGGCIYVNQRWCQITGLTPSTAKGIGWAGAIHPEDSDRVSLVWQQSIQAKQAFRLEYRFQRPDGSISWVFGQAVAEKGIEGGVVGYVGTVTDISERKLVEEERKQAEAQLQQQTTDLAAALQELQRTQAQMVQSEKMSSLGQLVAGVAHEINNPVNFIYGNLSHARTYTQDLLGLVQLYQEYYTTPVPAIAAEAEAIDLEFLLEDLPKLLDSMQVGAERIQKIVTSLRTFSRMDEAEVKAVDLHDGIDSTVMILQHRLKAKSDRIEIPVIKHYGDLPRVECYVGQLNQVFMNILSNAIDALEEALEQGKHFIPTIQIQTELTPHQEAIIRISDNGLGILAAIQQRLFDPFFTTKAVGKGTGMGLSISYQIVTEKHGGSLACTSQLGQGTEFVITIPLHQAAHLN; translated from the coding sequence ATGCAGACTTCGGTAAACGACTTAACCTTGTCCCAAAGCTTTCTAATGAAAGTGATTAATGGGATGCCTGACCCCATTTTCATCAAGGATCGTCAACACCGATGGCTGTTTCTCAATGATGCCTTCTGCGAGTTTTTAGGCCATAGCCGCGAGACTTTACTAGGCAAATCAGATTATGATTTCTTTCCGCAACACCAATCAGAGGTCTTTTGGCGGCAAGATGAGCTGACCTTCACGACGGGCAGGCCTCAGGAAAACGAGGAGAGCTTTACCAATATCCGTGGAGAAACCTATGTCATTGCCACGAAAAAATCAGTCTTTGTGGATGACACAGGCAATACTCTGCTGATTGGCAGCATTCGCGACATCAGCGCAGCGAAGCGTGTCGAAAACGAACGCCAGCAAATCGAAGCAGAACGCCAGCGATCAGCTCTGGCTCTACAACAGCGTGAAGAGCAAGTGCGCTTATTCATCGAACATACCCCTGCGGCAGTGGCGATGCTCGATCGCGAGATGCGCTACCTGATGGTGAGCCGCCGCTGGCTAGAAGACTACGGTTTAGGCGATCGCGACATTCAAGGTTGTTGTCACTACGACCTCTTTCCAGAAGTTCCCGATCGCTGGCGGGAGGTGCACCAACGTTGTTTGGCAGGAGCGGTGGAATGCTGTGACGAAGAAGTGTTTGCCAGAGCAGATGGCACGGCAGATTGGCTGAAGTGGGAAGTACGGCCTTGGTACGAGCGCACTGGCGAAGTGGGCGGCTTGATCATGTTTACCCAAGTGATCACTAAGCGCAAGCAGGCAGAATTGGCCCTGCAACAAGCCAACGAAGAATTAGAGTGTCGGGTGGAAGTCCGAACCGCCAAGTTGCAGCAACTCGTCGCTCGACTCCAGCAGGAAATTGGCGATCGCGAAGCCAGTGAAGAACGCTTCCGAGCCATCTTTGAAAACTCTGGCATGGGAATTGCGGTCGTGGGGCCAGACCTGAAGTTTCGCCAAGCTAATTCTTGCTGGCAACAATTGCTGGGCTACAACGCAGCCGAATTACCCACCATGACCCCTCAAGACCTGACCTTGCCGGAAGATTGGGCGATCGAAGAACCCTTGTGTCTAGCTTGCATCATGGGCACGAGAGACAGTTTTCAGCGAGAACGCCGTTTTCTTTGTGCTGACGGTACCTTAGTCTGGGCCAACTTAACCGTTTCCACCATTCGAGATGCCAGGGGGCAGTTTCAATTCTTTGTGGCGATGGTGGAGGACATTACCGAACGCAAACGGGCAGAGGATGAACGCCAGCAAGCGGAATCAGAGCGCGATCGCTTCTTTACCCTGGCTGGCGATATGTTGGGCATTGCTGGAGTGGATGGCTACTTCAAGCGGATCAACCCCGCCTTCGAGCACACACTGGGTTACACAACTGAGGAGTTGACGGCTCAGCCATTCCTTGATTTTGTCCATCCTGAGGATCAATCAACGACCGCTGCCGAGGCGGCCAAACTTCTGAGTGGCAAAGGCAGCATTTCTTTCGAGAACCGCTACCGTTGCAAAGATGGCTCCTACCGCTGGCTCTCTTGGACTTCCACACCCTACGCGCAAGAAGGGCTGATCTACGCCACTGCTCGCGATATTACCGAGCGCCAGCAAACCGAAGAAGCGCTCAAAGCTAGTGAAGCCCAGTATCGCGACCTAGTGCAGACGGCTAACTGTATCATTCTCCGCTGGGATACAACTGGCACGGTTCGGTTTATTAATGATTACGGAGCCCGCTTTTTTGGCTTTGCCACAGGCGAACTGATTGGTCAGAATGTGGTTGGCACCATCGTTCCTGAAACCGAAACCTCTGGCCGAGATCTGCAAATGCTGATGATCGCCATTCATCAGCACCCCGAGGACTACGCTCACAACGAAAATGAAAATCGCTGCCAAGATGGACGACGGGTGTGGATTGCCTGGGCGAATAAACCGATTTTGGATGAACAAAATCAATTGGTAGAAATCCTGTCGGTGGGCACGGATGCGACCGAGCGCAAACAGACGGAAGAAGCTTTGCGTCAGAGCCAGAAGCGCTATGCCACTTTGGCTGCCACGGTTCCGGTGGGCATCTTTCGGACCGATGCCGAGGGTGGCTGTATCTATGTCAATCAGCGCTGGTGTCAGATTACGGGTCTGACTCCCTCAACAGCTAAGGGTATCGGTTGGGCGGGGGCGATTCATCCTGAAGATAGCGATCGCGTCTCGCTCGTATGGCAACAATCTATCCAGGCTAAACAAGCCTTCCGCCTGGAGTATCGCTTTCAGCGTCCTGATGGCTCCATTTCCTGGGTTTTTGGTCAGGCAGTGGCAGAAAAGGGCATTGAGGGCGGAGTGGTAGGTTATGTAGGCACCGTGACAGATATTAGTGAACGGAAGCTGGTTGAAGAGGAGCGCAAACAAGCAGAAGCGCAATTGCAACAGCAAACCACAGACCTGGCCGCCGCCCTGCAAGAACTCCAGCGCACCCAGGCCCAAATGGTGCAAAGCGAAAAGATGTCGAGCCTGGGGCAATTAGTGGCAGGAGTCGCCCACGAAATTAATAACCCAGTCAACTTTATTTATGGCAACCTCAGCCATGCTCGCACCTACACGCAAGATCTGTTGGGCTTGGTGCAGCTTTACCAGGAATACTACACCACGCCAGTTCCAGCGATCGCTGCTGAAGCAGAGGCCATTGATCTAGAGTTTCTGTTAGAGGATTTGCCGAAGCTGCTTGATTCGATGCAGGTGGGAGCCGAGCGGATTCAGAAGATCGTGACTTCGCTGCGGACTTTCTCGCGCATGGATGAGGCCGAGGTGAAAGCAGTAGACCTACATGATGGCATCGACAGCACCGTGATGATTTTGCAGCATCGCCTCAAAGCTAAGAGCGATCGCATTGAAATTCCAGTGATTAAGCATTACGGCGATTTGCCACGGGTAGAATGCTACGTCGGCCAACTGAATCAGGTGTTTATGAATATCTTGAGTAATGCCATTGATGCACTAGAGGAGGCGCTAGAGCAGGGTAAGCATTTTATCCCCACGATTCAAATTCAAACCGAACTAACTCCTCATCAGGAGGCAATCATTCGGATTTCAGACAATGGTTTAGGCATTCTTGCCGCCATCCAGCAACGACTCTTTGATCCTTTCTTCACAACTAAAGCGGTGGGCAAAGGCACAGGCATGGGGCTGTCAATCAGCTATCAAATCGTCACCGAAAAGCATGGTGGCTCACTGGCTTGCACCTCCCAACTGGGTCAAGGCACCGAGTTCGTGATTACAATTCCGTTGCACCAAGCTGCTCACCTTAACTAA
- a CDS encoding DUF6882 domain-containing protein, producing the protein MVTTFAELLLDHGAAAFDQQLCLSELLGEHTWWFDMEAGTLEFNETLTFPVQILGSESDSSQTWLWSWANAESHIPEQLLQDALELAAFGDRAAIAELKQPQLSLSDEINGHALSMVASGLCKANAYYCAPYAGGALFVLLKQANYRWPIDDPIARIAFVFPQFISTFALSNHRQAFAYYLSFYNLEVSERENYVLGRFNGDRVITAKFDQNQRLIELTTQD; encoded by the coding sequence ATGGTAACGACATTTGCAGAACTTTTGTTGGATCATGGAGCCGCAGCTTTCGATCAACAGTTGTGTTTGAGTGAATTGCTCGGCGAGCATACTTGGTGGTTTGACATGGAAGCTGGCACGTTGGAGTTTAATGAAACTTTGACCTTTCCAGTGCAAATTCTAGGCAGTGAGTCAGATAGTAGCCAAACCTGGTTGTGGAGCTGGGCTAATGCAGAGAGTCATATTCCTGAACAGTTGTTGCAAGATGCATTGGAGTTAGCGGCTTTTGGCGATCGCGCTGCAATTGCTGAACTTAAGCAACCACAACTATCGCTTAGCGATGAAATCAACGGCCATGCTTTATCAATGGTTGCGAGTGGGCTTTGCAAAGCGAATGCTTATTACTGCGCTCCCTATGCAGGTGGAGCTTTGTTCGTCTTACTCAAGCAAGCCAATTATCGTTGGCCGATTGATGACCCGATCGCCCGAATTGCCTTTGTGTTTCCCCAGTTCATTTCAACTTTTGCACTCAGCAATCATCGCCAAGCCTTTGCCTATTACCTCAGCTTTTACAACTTAGAAGTTTCAGAGCGAGAGAACTATGTACTGGGACGGTTTAACGGCGATCGCGTAATTACAGCAAAATTCGATCAAAACCAGCGCTTGATTGAATTGACAACACAAGATTAG
- a CDS encoding GNAT family N-acetyltransferase: protein MLAKTSLSGSRVRLTSWMPQDLPALAHWYQQSDFLRLLDAQPAYPYSEAFLGQWLEERQKSNHAFIFAVRAVSSNEPAVTAPNDMLLGYVELDGILWNHQVSWISIAIGEEHWGHGYGFEAMQLALTFAFEELNLHRIQLTVFSYNDRAIALYEKLGFQREGVYREFIHRSGDRHDMYLYGLLRPEWKDKFG from the coding sequence ATGCTGGCTAAAACTTCGCTGTCTGGAAGCCGAGTCCGATTAACTAGTTGGATGCCCCAAGACTTACCCGCTTTGGCGCATTGGTATCAACAATCTGACTTTTTACGGTTGTTAGATGCTCAGCCTGCTTACCCCTACTCTGAAGCGTTTTTAGGTCAATGGTTAGAAGAACGCCAAAAATCTAATCATGCTTTCATCTTTGCGGTGCGTGCTGTCAGCAGCAATGAGCCTGCGGTTACAGCCCCCAATGACATGCTATTGGGCTATGTAGAACTAGACGGCATCCTGTGGAATCACCAAGTGAGCTGGATCAGCATTGCCATTGGGGAGGAGCACTGGGGCCACGGTTATGGCTTTGAGGCGATGCAACTGGCGCTGACCTTTGCCTTCGAGGAGCTAAACCTGCACCGTATCCAACTCACTGTCTTTAGCTACAACGATCGCGCGATCGCCCTATACGAGAAGCTTGGGTTTCAGCGTGAAGGCGTGTATCGAGAGTTTATCCATCGCAGCGGCGATCGCCACGATATGTATCTTTACGGTCTCCTCCGTCCCGAATGGAAAGACAAGTTCGGTTAA
- the hslO gene encoding Hsp33 family molecular chaperone HslO, with protein MADQLMRATAADGGIRAVGVITTRLTEEARQRHQLSYVATAALGRTMSSGLLLASSMKRPGSRINIRIRGNGPLGGILVDAGLDGTVRGYVDNPEIELPPNDKGKLDVGGAVGHEGYVYVVRDVGYGYPYSSTVEIVSGEVGEDIANYLVTSEQTPSALVVGVFVGAEGVTASGGLLIQVLPKAARDEELVATLESRIGQLSGFTPLLQAGKTLPEMFEQLLGDMGLEIFPETQLVRFHCGCSFDRMLGALKILGETELQDMIEKDNGAEATCHFCNEVYQASSDELAQLISELRAES; from the coding sequence ATGGCGGATCAGTTAATGCGGGCAACTGCGGCTGATGGCGGCATTCGAGCGGTAGGAGTGATTACAACTCGCCTCACCGAAGAAGCTAGACAGCGGCATCAGCTCTCCTATGTAGCAACAGCAGCTCTGGGGCGTACCATGTCCTCCGGATTGCTGTTGGCCTCCAGTATGAAACGGCCCGGATCGCGAATCAACATCCGGATTCGCGGCAATGGACCTTTGGGCGGCATTTTAGTCGATGCGGGCTTAGATGGAACTGTTCGCGGATATGTCGATAATCCAGAAATTGAGCTACCTCCCAATGACAAAGGCAAATTGGATGTCGGTGGTGCGGTAGGTCACGAAGGTTATGTGTATGTGGTGCGGGATGTGGGCTATGGCTATCCCTACTCCAGCACTGTAGAGATCGTCTCTGGTGAGGTTGGGGAGGACATCGCCAACTATTTAGTGACTTCCGAGCAAACTCCTTCAGCCTTGGTGGTGGGCGTATTCGTCGGTGCGGAAGGTGTAACCGCATCAGGAGGCTTGTTGATCCAAGTCTTGCCTAAAGCGGCTCGCGATGAAGAACTAGTAGCAACTCTAGAGTCTCGCATTGGCCAATTGTCTGGGTTTACCCCGCTGTTGCAAGCAGGCAAAACGCTGCCAGAAATGTTCGAGCAACTGTTGGGTGATATGGGATTAGAAATCTTTCCAGAAACTCAGTTAGTCAGGTTCCACTGTGGTTGCTCCTTCGATCGCATGCTAGGGGCGCTCAAGATTTTGGGCGAAACGGAACTGCAAGACATGATCGAAAAAGACAACGGCGCTGAAGCCACCTGTCACTTCTGTAATGAGGTTTATCAAGCCAGCAGTGATGAACTAGCGCAACTGATTTCCGAGTTGCGAGCCGAATCCTAA
- a CDS encoding chromosome segregation ATPase, translated as MTRDRGTPDRRPADRPLRMKNSSNPDRPPAPRPSTHPTPRPVVRAVPPDPVRPVVSTLGQTEQPAYAVPGSAPPPLTQPPSPRDRRRLRLPTSIRFWGLTTLLLTGGAAVVSVALLVRSPALPNCPSIFWPMASASMRLYCAQVAANKQTVKNLLEAIALVHNLPPDHPLRSDIDRSIQQWSSDILNLAETSFNAGKLDEAIATARKIPENTSAHALVNERIERWQSIWEKAEAIYQKSESAMRERKWHQAFTEAVRLLYVGNTYWETTKYQELNERIRVAREEGNKLAKAEELADIGGLDNLLKAVKLAESISPNSYIYKEAQTAIAKFGRKMLNLAQATLEERNATEAIAIARKIPDSANLEEEAQDFIDLADAQAQAWQGTVADLEAAIAQAQKLDRKRPMYARAQQLITRWQREIEGVAHLDRARQLAQGGTPNALGSAIAEASLVNRSNPRWDEAQKEIARWRGQIETTEDRPYLDRADEYALAGDANSLQSAINEASQVGPGRALYGEAQDKIRQWTREIQRQQDQPYLDQARAFASSGDLPSAIATADQITSGRALYDEAQDEIRSWRSLIQAEQNWQEAQSLATAATPDALAAAIQKADQIPASSSLRIDAESAINQWSQSILVLAQNQANYDLPSAIAIAQKVPARTEAYAQAQLQIGEWRKALQPPEPPKVLVEPTPPQIRPIN; from the coding sequence ATGACCAGAGATCGCGGAACTCCAGACCGTAGGCCAGCCGATCGGCCTCTCCGGATGAAGAATTCAAGCAACCCCGACCGCCCCCCTGCTCCTCGCCCCTCAACCCATCCGACTCCGCGTCCTGTGGTCAGAGCTGTACCTCCAGACCCAGTTCGGCCTGTGGTTTCGACGCTCGGTCAGACGGAGCAACCTGCTTATGCCGTACCGGGGTCTGCTCCCCCGCCGCTGACTCAGCCCCCTAGCCCGCGCGATCGCAGACGGTTACGATTGCCCACAAGCATAAGATTTTGGGGCTTGACTACCTTGTTGCTTACGGGAGGAGCGGCAGTTGTCTCGGTGGCGTTGTTGGTCCGATCACCTGCGTTGCCGAATTGCCCCTCGATCTTCTGGCCGATGGCATCTGCTTCCATGCGGCTCTACTGTGCTCAAGTTGCAGCCAACAAGCAGACCGTGAAGAATTTGCTAGAGGCGATCGCGCTAGTTCACAACTTGCCTCCCGATCATCCTTTGCGGTCCGATATTGACCGCTCGATTCAACAGTGGTCATCAGATATCCTCAACTTGGCTGAGACTTCTTTCAACGCCGGCAAGCTTGACGAAGCGATCGCTACAGCTCGCAAGATTCCAGAAAACACATCGGCTCATGCCCTTGTGAATGAACGGATCGAGCGCTGGCAATCGATTTGGGAGAAGGCAGAGGCGATTTATCAAAAATCAGAATCCGCCATGCGAGAGCGCAAGTGGCATCAAGCCTTTACCGAGGCAGTGCGCTTGCTTTACGTGGGTAATACCTATTGGGAAACCACGAAGTATCAAGAACTCAACGAGCGCATTCGAGTTGCTAGGGAAGAAGGCAACAAGTTAGCCAAGGCCGAAGAACTGGCGGATATTGGCGGTCTCGACAATTTGCTCAAGGCGGTTAAGTTGGCGGAGTCGATCAGCCCCAACAGTTACATCTATAAAGAGGCACAAACCGCGATCGCCAAGTTTGGTCGCAAAATGCTGAACTTAGCCCAAGCGACGCTAGAGGAACGCAACGCAACAGAAGCGATCGCCATTGCCCGTAAGATTCCTGATAGTGCCAACTTAGAGGAAGAAGCGCAAGACTTTATTGATCTGGCTGATGCTCAAGCTCAAGCCTGGCAAGGGACGGTCGCAGACTTAGAAGCCGCGATCGCTCAAGCGCAAAAGCTCGATCGTAAGCGTCCCATGTACGCTAGAGCCCAGCAGTTGATTACCCGCTGGCAGCGAGAAATTGAAGGTGTCGCCCATCTCGATCGGGCCCGTCAATTAGCGCAAGGGGGGACTCCGAATGCCTTAGGATCGGCGATCGCAGAAGCAAGTTTGGTCAACCGCTCCAATCCTCGCTGGGATGAAGCTCAGAAAGAAATTGCTCGCTGGCGCGGCCAAATTGAAACTACGGAAGATCGGCCTTACCTCGATCGCGCGGATGAATATGCCTTGGCGGGAGATGCTAACTCGCTGCAATCCGCGATTAATGAGGCCAGCCAAGTCGGTCCAGGTCGCGCTTTGTACGGTGAGGCCCAAGACAAGATCCGCCAGTGGACCAGGGAAATTCAGCGGCAGCAAGACCAACCCTACCTAGACCAAGCAAGAGCCTTTGCGAGCAGTGGAGATTTGCCCAGTGCGATCGCTACCGCCGACCAAATCACCTCTGGTCGGGCGCTCTATGATGAGGCGCAGGATGAAATCCGCTCTTGGCGCAGCCTAATTCAAGCAGAGCAAAATTGGCAGGAAGCTCAAAGCTTAGCGACTGCCGCAACCCCAGATGCCTTAGCAGCGGCGATCCAAAAAGCGGATCAAATTCCCGCCTCCAGTTCCCTACGAATTGATGCTGAATCCGCCATCAATCAGTGGAGCCAATCTATTTTAGTGCTGGCCCAAAACCAAGCCAACTATGACTTACCCAGTGCGATCGCGATCGCCCAAAAGGTTCCCGCTCGTACGGAAGCCTATGCCCAAGCCCAGCTCCAAATTGGCGAGTGGCGGAAGGCTCTACAACCCCCTGAACCTCCTAAAGTTCTTGTAGAACCCACTCCTCCACAGATTCGCCCGATCAACTAA